Proteins encoded by one window of Flagellimonas lutaonensis:
- the rpe gene encoding ribulose-phosphate 3-epimerase, with amino-acid sequence MDSRKVAPSLLAADFGNLQRDIEMVNQSQADWFHLDIMDGVFVPNISFGMPVVKAIAQHAKKPLDVHLMIVDPDRYIKTFAELGADVLTVHYEACTHLHRSLQAIKAEGMKAGVAINPHTSVTLLEDTIQDIDLVCMMSVNPGFGGQSFIENTYKKVSELKNIIEKRKAVTLIEIDGGVNAGNVRKLADAGADVFVAGSFVFKSEDPIETIKTLKQKIV; translated from the coding sequence ATGGATTCAAGAAAAGTCGCTCCCTCCCTATTGGCCGCCGATTTTGGCAATCTACAGCGTGATATTGAAATGGTCAACCAAAGCCAAGCCGATTGGTTTCACCTAGATATCATGGACGGGGTTTTTGTACCCAATATCTCTTTCGGAATGCCGGTGGTAAAGGCTATTGCGCAGCACGCCAAAAAACCACTGGATGTACACCTGATGATTGTAGACCCTGATCGCTACATCAAAACCTTTGCTGAACTTGGGGCCGATGTCCTGACCGTCCATTACGAGGCCTGTACCCATTTGCACCGTTCTCTCCAGGCCATCAAGGCCGAGGGCATGAAGGCAGGTGTAGCCATTAATCCACATACCTCTGTAACCCTTTTGGAAGATACCATACAAGATATCGATTTGGTGTGCATGATGAGCGTAAACCCAGGTTTTGGCGGGCAATCCTTTATTGAGAACACTTACAAGAAAGTAAGCGAGCTCAAAAACATCATTGAAAAAAGAAAGGCAGTTACCTTGATTGAAATCGATGGTGGCGTAAATGCCGGCAACGTCAGAAAACTGGCAGATGCAGGTGCAGATGTATTCGTGGCCGGTAGTTTTGTGTTCAAGAGCGAGGACCCCATCGAAACCATCAAAACCCTAAAACAAAAAATTGTTTGA
- a CDS encoding leishmanolysin-related zinc metalloendopeptidase → MAFTIEIRFLGGLTETQIVVFETAANRWSEIITESLPPVQLANGNIVNDVRIDAQGVSIDGPSGILGQAGPTQLRPGSFLPATGMMRFDSADLARMEAESSLMDVIVHEMGHVLGFGTLWSAKFLNLIEGEGSENPVFLGKNTIREYRQLTNDDNVSSVPVANTGGRGTRDGHWREMVFDNELMTGFIDLGDNPLSRLSVAAFDDMGYNVDYDAADTYRLPAKETLALKVVDKNRQCRMCSQKIMRTDPVVLPESCYL, encoded by the coding sequence ATGGCGTTTACCATTGAAATACGGTTTTTAGGAGGATTGACCGAAACTCAAATAGTGGTTTTTGAAACCGCCGCCAATCGATGGTCAGAGATAATTACAGAAAGTCTGCCCCCTGTGCAACTGGCCAATGGCAACATCGTCAACGATGTACGCATCGATGCCCAAGGTGTGAGCATTGATGGCCCATCAGGTATTCTGGGCCAAGCGGGGCCCACACAGCTTCGCCCAGGAAGCTTTTTGCCCGCAACCGGTATGATGCGCTTTGACAGCGCCGATCTGGCCCGGATGGAAGCTGAAAGCAGCCTTATGGATGTGATTGTGCATGAAATGGGCCATGTTCTGGGCTTTGGCACCCTTTGGTCAGCAAAATTCTTGAACCTTATCGAGGGCGAGGGTTCTGAAAATCCGGTGTTTTTAGGTAAAAATACCATTAGAGAATACCGGCAGTTGACAAATGATGATAATGTTTCATCAGTGCCCGTCGCAAATACGGGCGGTAGGGGGACCCGTGATGGCCATTGGCGTGAAATGGTCTTTGACAATGAACTGATGACCGGTTTTATAGACTTGGGCGACAATCCGTTGAGCCGTCTATCGGTGGCCGCCTTTGACGATATGGGCTATAATGTTGATTACGATGCGGCAGATACTTATCGACTACCCGCTAAAGAAACGCTGGCATTGAAGGTAGTCGACAAAAACCGTCAATGCAGAATGTGCTCCCAGAAAATTATGAGAACCGACCCCGTGGTGCTCCCTGAAAGTTGTTACCTCTAG